A single genomic interval of Croceibacter atlanticus HTCC2559 harbors:
- the ettA gene encoding energy-dependent translational throttle protein EttA — MSDDKKVIFSMSGVSKTFPGANTPVIKNMYLSFFYGAKIGILGLNGSGKSTLLKIIAGVDKNFQGDVVFSQDYSVGYLEQEPKLDEDKTVLEVVKEGVAETVAVLDEYNKINDQFGLEEVYSDPDKMEKLMNRQAVLQDEIDASNAWDLDTKLNIAMDALRTPDADKKISVLSGGERRRVALCRLLLREPDVLLLDEPTNHLDAESVHWLEHHLQQYKGTVIAVTHDRYFLDNVAGWILELDRGEGIPWEGNYSSWLDQKSKRLAQESKTASKRQKTLERELEWVRQGAKGRQTKQKARLKNYDKLLSQDQKQLDDKLEIYIPNGPRLGTNVIEAKNVSKAYGDKLLYDDLNFQLPQAGIVGIIGPNGAGKTTIFKMIMGEESPDSGNFEVGDTAKIAYVDQKHANIDNDKSIWENFSDSQELVMMGGKQVNSRAYLSRFNFSGSEQNKKVSKLSGGERNRLHLAMTLKEEGNVLLLDEPTNDLDVNTLRALEEGLENFAGCAVVISHDRWFLDRICTHILAFEGNSQVYFFEGGFSDYEENKKKRLGGDLMPKRIKYKRLTRD, encoded by the coding sequence ATGAGCGACGATAAAAAAGTAATTTTTTCAATGTCTGGTGTAAGCAAGACATTTCCTGGTGCTAATACACCAGTAATTAAGAATATGTATTTAAGTTTTTTCTATGGTGCTAAAATTGGTATCCTAGGTTTAAACGGTTCTGGTAAGTCTACATTATTAAAGATTATTGCAGGTGTAGATAAGAATTTTCAAGGTGATGTGGTTTTCTCTCAAGACTATTCTGTAGGTTACTTAGAGCAAGAACCAAAATTAGATGAAGACAAAACTGTACTGGAAGTTGTAAAAGAAGGTGTAGCAGAAACTGTTGCTGTTTTAGATGAGTACAATAAAATAAACGATCAATTTGGATTAGAAGAGGTTTACTCAGATCCAGATAAGATGGAAAAGCTTATGAACCGTCAGGCAGTTTTGCAAGACGAGATAGATGCCAGCAATGCTTGGGATCTAGACACAAAGCTTAATATAGCTATGGATGCGCTACGTACGCCAGATGCAGATAAAAAAATAAGTGTACTTTCTGGTGGAGAACGCCGTCGTGTTGCTTTATGTAGATTACTGCTTAGAGAGCCAGATGTTCTTTTATTAGATGAGCCTACCAACCACCTTGATGCAGAATCTGTACATTGGTTAGAGCACCATTTACAACAATATAAAGGAACGGTAATAGCAGTAACTCACGATAGATACTTTTTAGATAACGTTGCTGGTTGGATTTTAGAATTAGATAGAGGTGAAGGTATTCCTTGGGAAGGTAACTACTCTTCTTGGCTAGACCAAAAATCTAAACGTTTGGCTCAAGAAAGCAAAACAGCCTCTAAACGTCAAAAAACTTTAGAGCGAGAGTTAGAATGGGTACGTCAAGGTGCAAAAGGCCGCCAGACTAAACAAAAGGCACGTCTTAAAAATTATGATAAGCTTTTATCTCAAGACCAAAAACAGTTAGATGACAAGTTGGAAATTTATATTCCAAATGGTCCACGTTTAGGAACAAATGTTATCGAAGCTAAAAACGTAAGTAAAGCTTACGGTGATAAATTGTTATATGACGACTTAAACTTTCAACTTCCTCAAGCAGGTATTGTTGGTATTATTGGACCAAACGGTGCTGGTAAAACAACAATTTTTAAAATGATTATGGGCGAAGAAAGTCCAGATAGCGGTAATTTTGAGGTAGGAGACACAGCAAAGATCGCCTATGTAGATCAAAAGCACGCTAATATAGATAACGATAAATCTATTTGGGAAAACTTTAGCGATAGCCAAGAATTAGTAATGATGGGTGGCAAGCAGGTTAACTCTAGAGCTTACTTAAGCAGATTTAATTTTAGTGGTAGCGAACAAAACAAAAAAGTAAGCAAGCTTTCTGGTGGTGAGCGAAACCGTCTTCACTTGGCAATGACGCTTAAGGAAGAAGGTAACGTATTACTGTTAGATGAGCCTACTAACGATTTAGATGTAAATACACTTAGAGCATTAGAGGAAGGTTTAGAAAACTTTGCAGGCTGTGCAGTAGTAATTTCTCACGACCGTTGGTTCTTAGATAGAATTTGTACTCATATTCTTGCTTTTGAAGGTAATAGTCAAGTATATTTCTTTGAAGGTGGTTTTAGTGACTATGAAGAGAATAAAAAGAAACGATTAGGAGGCGATTTAATGCCAAAACGAATCAAATACAAACGACTAACCAGAGATTAG
- a CDS encoding CAL67264 family membrane protein, with amino-acid sequence MNKNTVLAWATFIMILVGLGLIALGAFKYDDVAGWGFVSVGIGFFAIAWVFNALKGRV; translated from the coding sequence ATGAATAAAAATACAGTATTGGCTTGGGCCACATTTATAATGATATTAGTAGGTCTAGGATTAATTGCTCTAGGTGCTTTTAAATATGACGATGTTGCCGGTTGGGGCTTTGTGTCTGTGGGAATTGGTTTCTTTGCTATTGCTTGGGTGTTTAATGCCTTAAAAGGACGCGTTTAG
- a CDS encoding DNA/RNA non-specific endonuclease, whose product MKSFLFKPLIVLSTLLIIVSCSKDDDTYESLETLSVEVIGEIEAKTTLQDNSGAHEHNFSGLRVDGFTEAFESGSKGSYAGANVTLASGSWYLTDALLGSLSNDRKYGSKSMRIRNSGYAIMNFNMDNGADIVRVRHAKYGSNGTSTWRLIASYDNGANWYYVGDTVTTNSTTLNTVTFTVNTTSAVRFGIMKLSGGSNRINIDNFEITTSSGSGNGGGGTAARDSNITFGNPSNANTSSNNYYLSKPDFILSYNNSRGTANWVSWHLSDAWRGNADRCDCFKGDYSLPSSFYKPTTGDYTGTGFNRGHLCPSADRTYTDGANENTFYMSNIAPQSPDNNQQTWANFENYLRSLTDEGKEIHIISGVHGSGGTGSNGYAATIDSGQITVPDTFWKVALILDNGTDDINRVTSSTRVIAINVPNDQGVNSNWAQYRTTVNAIENLTGYDLLENIPNSIEAVLESNVDNGPTS is encoded by the coding sequence ATGAAATCATTTTTATTTAAACCCTTAATTGTATTATCAACACTTTTAATTATTGTATCCTGTTCGAAGGATGATGATACTTATGAATCTTTAGAAACACTTTCTGTTGAAGTTATTGGTGAAATTGAAGCTAAGACAACTTTACAAGATAATAGTGGAGCACATGAACATAACTTCTCAGGACTAAGAGTGGATGGCTTTACTGAAGCTTTTGAAAGCGGCTCTAAAGGTAGTTACGCTGGTGCAAATGTTACGCTTGCATCTGGAAGCTGGTACCTAACAGATGCTTTGTTAGGCTCACTATCTAATGATAGAAAATACGGCTCTAAATCTATGCGCATAAGAAATTCTGGTTATGCTATCATGAATTTTAATATGGATAACGGTGCAGACATAGTAAGAGTTAGGCACGCTAAATACGGTAGCAATGGTACATCTACTTGGCGTTTAATTGCTTCTTATGATAATGGAGCAAACTGGTACTATGTAGGTGATACGGTAACCACAAACTCTACAACCTTAAACACTGTAACATTTACAGTAAATACAACGTCTGCTGTAAGATTTGGTATTATGAAACTTTCTGGTGGTAGCAATAGAATAAATATAGACAACTTCGAAATCACAACATCATCTGGAAGTGGAAATGGTGGTGGCGGAACAGCAGCAAGAGATAGCAATATTACCTTCGGAAATCCATCTAATGCCAACACTTCATCTAACAACTATTACCTTTCTAAACCAGATTTCATTTTGTCTTACAATAACTCACGAGGAACAGCAAATTGGGTAAGCTGGCATTTAAGTGATGCCTGGAGAGGAAATGCAGACCGTTGTGATTGTTTTAAAGGTGATTACTCATTACCTAGCAGTTTTTATAAGCCAACAACTGGAGATTATACTGGTACAGGATTTAATAGAGGTCATTTGTGTCCTTCAGCAGATAGAACTTATACAGATGGTGCTAATGAAAACACTTTTTATATGAGTAACATTGCGCCACAATCTCCAGATAACAACCAGCAAACTTGGGCAAATTTTGAAAACTATTTAAGATCGTTAACAGATGAAGGCAAGGAAATTCATATTATTTCTGGGGTTCATGGTTCTGGTGGTACAGGAAGTAATGGTTATGCTGCAACCATAGATAGTGGGCAAATTACAGTGCCAGATACGTTCTGGAAAGTGGCATTGATTTTAGATAATGGCACAGATGATATTAATCGAGTAACCTCAAGCACTAGAGTCATTGCAATTAATGTCCCTAATGACCAAGGCGTTAATAGCAATTGGGCACAGTACAGAACAACTGTTAATGCTATAGAGAACCTTACTGGATATGATTTATTAGAAAATATTCCAAACTCAATTGAAGCTGTGTTAGAGTCTAACGTCGATAATGGACCTACAAGCTAA
- a CDS encoding AMP-binding protein, whose translation MLEELNIETVETHRDFKLNKHHYSSQDLKVVAYSLVKEGEPYEEKVGNFLLDWLDEKDYVEVSTSGSTGKPKVIKLKKEHMINSALASQKFFKLQNPCTALLCLPADYIAGKMMLVRAIVLGWELDMVPPKANPLDQVYKRYDFCAMTPFQLDNSLARLHLVKKLIVGGGAISVNLSKLVQGIKTKVYETYGMTETCSHIAARRINPKKQKKTTIPFKTFPKVTIKLDHRDCLIIKAPNVSDEELVTNDVVELLTYKKFIWRGRYDNVINSGGVKLYPEEIETKLSKIIGHRFFVASVEDDSLGEKLILLVEREFSEETKTNLSQAIKSLKTLDRFERPKQIIFIEKFEETDSGKIHRLNTLDQNLMN comes from the coding sequence ATGTTAGAAGAACTAAATATAGAGACCGTAGAGACACATCGAGATTTTAAACTTAACAAGCACCATTATTCTTCTCAAGACCTAAAGGTGGTTGCTTACAGTTTGGTAAAGGAAGGAGAGCCTTATGAAGAGAAAGTAGGTAATTTTCTTTTAGATTGGTTAGATGAGAAAGACTATGTAGAAGTTAGTACATCTGGTTCTACCGGAAAACCTAAGGTAATTAAACTTAAAAAAGAGCATATGATAAATAGTGCTCTTGCCTCTCAAAAATTCTTTAAACTTCAAAATCCATGTACTGCATTATTATGTTTGCCTGCAGATTATATAGCTGGTAAGATGATGTTGGTTAGGGCAATAGTTTTGGGTTGGGAACTAGATATGGTTCCTCCAAAAGCAAATCCTTTAGATCAAGTTTACAAGCGTTATGATTTTTGTGCAATGACGCCATTTCAGCTTGATAACTCATTAGCGAGACTGCATTTAGTAAAAAAACTAATAGTTGGTGGTGGTGCTATTTCTGTTAATTTAAGCAAGCTTGTACAAGGAATTAAAACTAAGGTGTATGAAACTTATGGTATGACAGAAACCTGTAGCCATATTGCCGCACGACGTATAAATCCTAAAAAGCAGAAAAAAACTACCATACCATTTAAGACCTTTCCTAAGGTGACTATAAAGTTAGACCATAGAGACTGTCTTATAATTAAAGCACCTAATGTTAGTGATGAGGAGCTTGTAACAAATGATGTTGTAGAGCTGCTTACCTATAAAAAATTTATATGGCGTGGTAGGTATGACAATGTCATAAATAGTGGTGGTGTAAAATTGTATCCTGAAGAAATTGAAACCAAATTATCTAAAATAATAGGGCATAGATTTTTTGTAGCTTCTGTAGAAGATGATTCTCTAGGAGAAAAACTAATCTTACTCGTAGAGAGAGAATTTTCTGAAGAAACCAAAACAAATCTTTCTCAAGCCATAAAAAGCTTGAAAACACTAGATCGTTTTGAGCGTCCAAAACAAATCATATTTATAGAAAAATTTGAAGAGACAGATTCAGGTAAAATACATAGATTAAATACACTGGATCAAAATCTTATGAATTAA
- a CDS encoding RNA polymerase sigma factor has product MKTQLEQRFVAQLEENQNIVHKICRMYTNDQQSHKDLFQEITIQLWRAYPKFRGDSKFSTWMYRVALNTAITLYRKSKRRIKTQDYDTVHFKISDIPYDDETEQQLNLMYKAVKQLNDIEKALVFLYLEDKNYRDISETLGISEVNARVKMNRIKTKLKTILNP; this is encoded by the coding sequence GTGAAAACACAATTAGAACAACGTTTTGTAGCCCAACTCGAGGAAAACCAAAACATTGTGCATAAAATTTGTCGTATGTATACCAACGACCAGCAATCGCACAAAGATTTGTTTCAAGAGATTACCATACAGTTGTGGCGTGCCTACCCTAAATTTAGAGGAGACTCTAAGTTTAGTACGTGGATGTATAGAGTAGCCTTAAACACTGCTATAACATTATACAGAAAATCTAAACGCCGAATTAAAACACAGGATTATGATACGGTTCATTTTAAGATTAGTGACATACCTTATGATGATGAAACAGAACAGCAGCTTAACCTAATGTATAAAGCCGTTAAGCAGTTAAATGACATAGAAAAAGCTTTAGTATTTCTTTATTTAGAAGATAAGAATTACAGAGATATTTCTGAAACCTTAGGAATAAGCGAGGTAAATGCAAGAGTGAAGATGAACCGAATAAAAACAAAATTAAAAACAATATTAAATCCGTAG
- a CDS encoding sigma-54-dependent transcriptional regulator yields the protein MPKILIIEDEAAIRRVLTKILSEENDTYEVQEAEDGLSGIELIKDNDFDLVLCDIKMPKMDGVEVLEAAKKIKPETPIVMISGHGDLDTAVNTMRLGAFDYISKPPDLNRLLNTVRIALDRKELVVENKRLKRKVGKNYQMIGESKEIDTIKEMIEKVAPTDARVLITGPNGTGKELVAHWIHQKSERSKGPMIEVNCAAIPSELIESELFGHVKGAFTSANKDRAGKFEAANGGTIFLDEVGDMSLSAQAKVLRALQENKIQRVGSDKDIKVNVRVVAATNKDLKQEIEEKNFREDLYHRLAVILIKVPSLNERREDIPLLVNYFSGKISEEHGTPAKSFSKDAIKLLQEYDWTGNIRELRNVVERLIILGNKEIVETDVKMFASKQ from the coding sequence ATGCCAAAAATACTTATAATAGAAGACGAAGCTGCAATACGCCGCGTACTTACAAAAATACTTTCTGAAGAAAATGACACGTATGAAGTGCAAGAGGCAGAAGATGGTCTTTCTGGAATTGAGCTTATAAAAGATAATGATTTTGACTTGGTTCTTTGTGATATTAAGATGCCAAAGATGGATGGTGTCGAAGTGTTAGAAGCTGCGAAGAAAATTAAACCAGAAACTCCAATTGTTATGATTTCTGGTCATGGCGATTTAGATACTGCGGTAAACACTATGCGTTTAGGAGCATTCGATTATATTTCTAAACCACCAGATTTAAACAGGCTTTTAAATACCGTTAGAATTGCATTAGATAGAAAAGAACTTGTAGTTGAAAACAAACGATTAAAGCGTAAGGTTGGTAAAAACTATCAAATGATAGGCGAGTCTAAAGAAATAGACACTATTAAGGAAATGATAGAAAAAGTAGCACCTACAGATGCACGAGTGCTTATAACAGGTCCTAATGGTACTGGAAAAGAGTTGGTAGCACATTGGATACACCAAAAGAGTGAACGCTCTAAAGGACCAATGATTGAGGTTAACTGTGCTGCAATACCTTCAGAATTAATTGAAAGTGAATTATTTGGTCACGTAAAAGGTGCATTTACTTCTGCAAACAAAGATCGCGCTGGTAAGTTTGAAGCTGCAAATGGTGGTACAATTTTCTTAGATGAGGTTGGTGATATGAGTCTGTCAGCACAGGCTAAAGTACTACGTGCACTTCAAGAAAATAAGATTCAACGTGTGGGTAGTGATAAGGATATAAAAGTAAATGTACGTGTTGTAGCCGCTACAAATAAAGACCTTAAACAAGAAATAGAAGAAAAGAATTTTAGGGAAGACCTTTACCATAGGCTTGCAGTAATTCTTATAAAAGTACCTTCATTAAACGAGCGTAGAGAAGATATACCACTACTGGTAAACTATTTTTCTGGTAAGATATCTGAAGAACACGGCACACCTGCTAAAAGTTTTTCAAAAGATGCCATCAAGCTATTACAGGAATATGATTGGACAGGAAACATACGTGAACTGCGTAATGTTGTTGAGCGCCTTATAATTTTAGGAAACAAAGAGATTGTAGAAACAGATGTAAAGATGTTTGCTAGTAAGCAATAG
- a CDS encoding CPBP family intramembrane glutamic endopeptidase, whose product MYIAQVQNTLHDWWRYIIGVIIAIVGVFVFSVPHLIGLGYKVAQGELEASQLEDVSAVMTAFSSNVNLIFIILPFLGGLLFLLFAVKKLHEQSITSLTTARKTVDWKRIFFAFFFWGILSSGLVLLDYAVTPEDYVLNFNWQPFIILCLISFLLLPFQTSFEEYLFRGYLMQGIGYFVKNKWFPLLLTSVVFGLLHIANPEVDKLGYGVMVYYIGTGLFLGILTLMDDGMELALGFHAANNIFTALLVTADWTALQTDSIFKDISDPSLGFVELIAPVFIMFPLLLFIFGKVYKWNNWKERLIGKVNVYQKPVDPDYSILSDAEDLE is encoded by the coding sequence ATGTATATAGCACAAGTTCAAAACACACTTCATGATTGGTGGCGTTATATTATTGGTGTGATAATAGCTATAGTTGGTGTTTTTGTTTTCTCTGTACCACATCTTATAGGATTAGGTTACAAAGTGGCACAAGGTGAATTAGAGGCTTCACAATTAGAAGATGTTTCTGCAGTTATGACAGCATTTTCTTCCAACGTTAATTTAATTTTTATCATTCTTCCGTTTCTTGGTGGTTTATTGTTTCTGCTTTTTGCAGTAAAAAAACTACACGAGCAAAGCATTACCTCATTAACAACAGCAAGAAAAACTGTAGACTGGAAACGAATATTCTTTGCGTTCTTCTTTTGGGGTATACTATCATCTGGATTGGTGTTATTAGATTATGCTGTTACACCTGAAGATTATGTGTTAAATTTTAATTGGCAGCCATTCATAATACTTTGTCTTATATCTTTCCTGCTATTGCCTTTTCAAACCAGTTTTGAGGAATATTTATTTAGAGGATACTTAATGCAGGGCATTGGTTATTTTGTGAAAAACAAATGGTTTCCATTACTGCTTACATCAGTAGTATTTGGATTATTGCATATTGCAAACCCAGAAGTAGATAAACTAGGCTATGGTGTTATGGTGTATTATATTGGTACAGGTTTGTTTTTAGGGATACTTACCTTAATGGATGATGGTATGGAGTTGGCCTTAGGGTTTCACGCTGCAAATAATATATTTACTGCGCTCTTAGTTACCGCAGACTGGACAGCATTGCAAACCGATTCTATTTTTAAAGATATTTCAGATCCTAGCTTAGGGTTTGTGGAGTTAATTGCTCCAGTTTTTATAATGTTTCCTTTATTATTATTCATATTTGGAAAAGTTTACAAATGGAATAATTGGAAGGAACGTCTAATTGGAAAAGTAAATGTTTATCAAAAACCTGTTGATCCAGATTACAGTATACTATCTGATGCTGAAGATTTAGAATAA
- a CDS encoding NAD(P)/FAD-dependent oxidoreductase gives MNLPKTEHPRLVIIGGGFAGISLVKKLKGLPLQVVLLDKRNYHTFQPLLYQVSTSGLEPDSIAYPLRKITKNASNCHYRMAEVHQINAETNSISTNIGDLKFDYLVIATGSKTNFFGNKSIEENGMWMKTVPQALNIRSLILENLEQANITASKEKRKALLNFVIAGAGPTGVELSGAIAELKNNVIPKDYPGLDINEMEIHLIEGLDRVLPPMSAAASKKAEKFLKNLGVQLHFETFVEDYDGKTVTTKSDLSFETETFIWSAGVTGAPVKGLNANAIIDKANRYKVNAFNQVEGYEHIFAVGDIALMASNEYPKGHPMVAQPAIQQGAQLAKNIKHILKSKPLEPFSYFDKGTMATIGRNKAVVDLGKFRIGGFFAWFIWMFIHLWFLVGFRNRLVTFFNWTYNYINYDKAARLIIRPFKQKKHEMSDGE, from the coding sequence ATGAATCTTCCAAAAACAGAACATCCACGATTAGTTATAATTGGTGGCGGTTTTGCAGGCATTTCTCTAGTAAAAAAACTTAAAGGATTGCCATTACAAGTGGTGTTATTAGACAAGAGAAATTACCATACGTTTCAACCTTTATTATACCAGGTTTCTACTAGTGGTTTAGAGCCGGATTCCATAGCGTATCCATTGCGAAAAATAACTAAGAATGCAAGCAACTGTCATTACAGGATGGCAGAGGTGCATCAAATAAATGCTGAAACAAATTCAATTTCAACCAACATAGGTGATTTAAAATTTGACTACTTGGTAATTGCTACAGGAAGCAAAACAAATTTCTTTGGCAATAAGAGTATAGAAGAAAACGGAATGTGGATGAAAACTGTACCACAAGCTTTAAACATTAGAAGCTTAATTCTTGAAAACTTAGAGCAAGCTAATATTACAGCTTCAAAAGAAAAGAGGAAAGCATTATTAAACTTTGTCATTGCTGGTGCTGGTCCAACTGGAGTAGAGTTAAGTGGTGCTATTGCAGAACTTAAAAACAATGTAATTCCCAAAGATTATCCTGGACTAGATATAAATGAGATGGAAATACATCTTATTGAAGGTTTAGATAGGGTTTTACCGCCAATGAGTGCGGCAGCTTCAAAAAAAGCAGAGAAATTCCTAAAAAACTTAGGAGTACAGCTACATTTTGAAACGTTTGTTGAAGACTATGATGGTAAAACAGTAACTACTAAAAGCGATTTGTCTTTTGAAACCGAAACGTTTATTTGGTCTGCAGGTGTAACAGGAGCACCAGTAAAAGGTTTAAACGCTAATGCTATTATAGATAAAGCAAACCGATATAAAGTAAACGCATTTAATCAAGTTGAGGGTTATGAGCATATTTTTGCGGTAGGAGACATAGCATTAATGGCAAGTAATGAATACCCTAAAGGACATCCGATGGTTGCACAACCTGCCATTCAACAAGGTGCACAACTTGCCAAAAACATTAAACATATATTAAAAAGTAAACCACTTGAGCCGTTTAGCTATTTTGATAAAGGCACAATGGCTACTATAGGTAGAAATAAAGCAGTTGTCGATTTAGGTAAATTTCGTATTGGTGGTTTTTTTGCTTGGTTTATCTGGATGTTTATTCACCTTTGGTTTTTGGTCGGTTTTAGAAATAGGTTAGTTACATTCTTTAATTGGACGTATAATTATATTAATTATGATAAAGCTGCACGACTAATAATTAGACCATTTAAACAGAAAAAGCATGAAATGTCAGATGGTGAATAA
- a CDS encoding acyl-CoA carboxylase subunit beta, producing the protein MDINFNKNEDVNKLKVSNLRDRLAKIKLGGGEKRIEKHHAKGKMTARERINYLLDDHEAAIEIGAFAADGMYEDHGGCPSAGVVIKIGHVKGKQCIVVANDATVKAGAWFPMTGKKNLRAQEIAMENRLPIIYLVDSAGVYLPMQDEIFPDKEHFGRIFRNNAVMSSMGITQISAVMGSCVAGGAYLPIMSDEALIVDKTGSIFLAGSYLVKAAIGETIDNETLGGATTHCEISGVTDYKSKDDKDALDTIKNIMDKIGDFDKAGFNRKKAQKPSLNQDEIFGILPKARHEQYDMMEIISRLVDNSEFEAYKDGYGQTIITGYARIDGWAVGIVANQRKIVKTKKGEMQFGGVIYSDSADKATRFIANCNQKKIPLVFLQDVTGFMVGSKSEHGGIIKDGAKLVNAVSNSVVPKFTIVIGNSYGAGNYAMCGKAYDPRLIAAWPTAELAVMSGNSAAKVLLQIETASLKKQGKTITKEKEDEMFKKIKDRYDEQVSPYYAASRLWTDAVINPLDTRKWISHGIEAANHAPIEKKFNLGVLQV; encoded by the coding sequence ATGGATATCAACTTCAATAAAAATGAAGACGTTAATAAATTAAAGGTTTCAAATTTAAGAGATCGACTTGCAAAAATTAAACTTGGCGGCGGTGAAAAGCGTATTGAAAAACACCATGCTAAAGGAAAGATGACAGCAAGAGAACGTATTAACTATTTACTAGATGATCACGAAGCTGCTATTGAAATTGGTGCTTTTGCTGCAGATGGTATGTACGAAGACCATGGTGGTTGCCCAAGTGCAGGTGTTGTTATTAAAATAGGACACGTTAAAGGCAAACAGTGTATTGTTGTAGCAAATGATGCTACCGTAAAAGCTGGTGCTTGGTTTCCTATGACAGGCAAGAAGAACTTGAGAGCCCAAGAAATAGCTATGGAAAATAGATTACCTATTATTTATTTAGTAGATAGTGCTGGTGTGTATTTACCAATGCAAGATGAAATCTTTCCAGACAAAGAGCATTTTGGACGCATTTTTAGAAACAATGCTGTGATGAGTAGTATGGGTATTACTCAAATAAGTGCTGTTATGGGCAGTTGTGTTGCTGGTGGTGCCTATTTACCTATTATGAGTGATGAAGCGTTGATAGTAGATAAAACTGGAAGTATATTTTTAGCTGGAAGCTATCTTGTAAAAGCTGCCATTGGTGAAACTATAGATAATGAAACTCTTGGAGGCGCAACAACACATTGTGAAATTAGCGGTGTAACAGATTATAAGTCTAAAGACGACAAAGATGCTTTAGATACCATAAAGAATATCATGGATAAAATTGGCGATTTTGATAAAGCTGGTTTTAATCGTAAAAAAGCTCAAAAACCATCTTTAAATCAAGATGAAATTTTCGGAATCTTACCAAAAGCTAGGCATGAGCAATATGATATGATGGAGATTATCTCAAGATTAGTAGATAACTCTGAATTTGAAGCTTATAAAGACGGCTATGGACAAACAATTATTACTGGATATGCTCGCATAGATGGTTGGGCTGTTGGAATTGTAGCCAACCAACGTAAAATTGTAAAAACCAAGAAAGGTGAAATGCAATTTGGTGGTGTAATTTATAGCGACAGTGCAGATAAAGCCACACGATTTATAGCAAACTGTAATCAAAAGAAAATACCGCTAGTGTTTTTACAAGATGTTACAGGTTTTATGGTAGGTAGTAAAAGTGAACATGGTGGCATTATTAAAGATGGCGCTAAATTAGTAAATGCTGTAAGTAACAGTGTTGTTCCTAAGTTTACTATTGTAATTGGCAACTCTTATGGTGCCGGTAATTATGCAATGTGCGGAAAGGCTTATGACCCAAGATTAATTGCGGCTTGGCCAACTGCAGAGCTTGCTGTAATGAGTGGAAACTCTGCTGCAAAAGTGTTATTGCAAATTGAAACTGCATCCTTAAAGAAACAAGGCAAAACAATTACTAAAGAGAAGGAAGATGAAATGTTTAAGAAGATAAAAGATCGTTATGACGAGCAAGTGTCTCCTTACTACGCTGCATCTAGATTATGGACAGATGCTGTAATTAATCCTTTAGATACCAGAAAATGGATTTCTCATGGGATTGAAGCTGCAAACCACGCTCCTATAGAGAAGAAGTTTAATCTTGGTGTTTTACAGGTTTAA